The following proteins are co-located in the Solea senegalensis isolate Sse05_10M linkage group LG12, IFAPA_SoseM_1, whole genome shotgun sequence genome:
- the fibpa gene encoding fibroblast growth factor (acidic) intracellular binding protein a, producing MAMELDVFVGNTTIMDEEVYQLWLDGYTVNDAVKVRMEGGVLEECEASADVLLSDTMDQYRTFQMCERLLHSPAKLANQLLFQIPPHRQAVLIERYYTFDDAFVREVLGKKLSKGTKKDLDDISAKTAVTLKSCRRQFDNFKRVFKVVEELKGPLVENIRQHFLLSDKLARDYAAIVFFANNRFETGKRKLQYITFQDFAFCAGQLINNWTVGAVDNMVEDMDVDLDKEFLQELKELKVLITDKDLLDQHKSLVCTALRGKTKAFNEMEANFKNLSRGLVNIAAKLTNTKDVRDFFIDLVEKFIEPCRSDRWTAADMRLYLTHYTNSAHILDTFKHQVVWDRYMGVVKSCIFKMYHD from the exons tgaACGATGCTGTGAAGGTACGGATGGAGGGAGGAGTTCTGGAGGAGTGTGAGGCGAGTGCAGATGTTCTGCTGAGTGACACCATGGACCAGTACAGGACTTTCCAGATGTGTGAACGTCTTCTGCACAGCCCAGCCAAACTAGCCAACCAGCTCCTGTTCCAGATACCACCTCATCGTCAGGCTGTCCTCATAGAGAG ATACTATACCTTTGATGATGCATTTGTCCGTGAAGTCCTGGGAAAGAAACTCTCCAAAGGAACCAAGAAAGACTTGGACGATATCAGCGCCAAAACAGCTGTGACACTGAAAAGCTGCAGGCGACAG TTTGACAACTTCAAACGTGTTTTCAAAGTTGTGGAAGAGCTGAAGGGACCCCTAGTGGAGAACATACGTCagcattttcttctctctgacaAACTTGCAAG GGATTATGCTGCCATTGTTTTCTTTGCCAACAATCGATTTGAAACGGGGAAAAGAAAGCTACAATACATCACTTTCCAGGACTTTGCTTTCTGTGCCGGGCAGCTTATCAACAACTGGACTGTCGGGGCAGTCG ATAACATGGTGGAAGATATGGACGTCGATCTTGACAAAGAGTTTTTACAAGAGCTGAAGGAACTAAAGGTTTTAATCACAGACAAAGATCTGCTGGATCAACACAAAAG TCTGGTTTGTACAGCTCTCAGAGGAAAGACTAAAGCTTTTAATGAGATGGAGGCTAATTTCAAG AATCTTTCCAGAGGCCTTGTCAACATCGCTGCCAAGTTAACCAACACAAAAGACGTCAGAGATTTCTTCATTGATCTCGTGGAGAAG TTTATTGAGCCATGCCGTTCAGACCGATGGACAGCTGCGGATATGAGACTCTACCTCACTCACTACACAAACTCGGCACACATACTTGACACATTCAA ACACCAGGTTGTGTGGGACAGATACATGGGCGTCGTCAAAAGCTGTATCTTCAAAATGTATCACGACTGA